The proteins below come from a single Drosophila kikkawai strain 14028-0561.14 chromosome 3R, DkikHiC1v2, whole genome shotgun sequence genomic window:
- the Ccm3 gene encoding programmed cell death protein 10 — MTMGEPTSSLVLPVILRPIFSQLERRDVGAAQSLRSAILKSEQNNPGFCYDLVATIVRRADLNVNLNEAVLRLQGNITEADLNEYRLTRTEEPFQELNRKSVALKVILSRIPDEINDRKTFLETIKEIASAIKKLLDVVNEIGSFIPGVTGKQAVEQRKKEFVKYSKKFSTTLKEYFKEGQPNAVFISALFLIRQTNQIMLTVKSKCE, encoded by the exons ATGACCATGGGCGAGCCAACCTCGTCTCTTGTTCTGCCCGTCATACTGCGGCCTATTTTCTCACAG CTCGAGCGACGCGACGTCGGCGCTGCCCAGTCTCTGCGCTCGGCCATTCTCAAGTCTGAGCAGAACAATCCGGGCTTCTGCTACGACCTCGTGGCCACGATCGTGCGGCGGGCCGATCTAAATGTCAACCTGAACGAGGCCGTGCTCCGGTTGCAGGGCAACATTACGGAAGCGGACC TAAATGAATACCGCTTGACGCGCACCGAGGAGCCTTTCCAAGAGCTCAACCGCAAGTCCGTGGCCCTGAAGGTGATCCTCAGCCGCATCCCCGATGAGATAAACGACAGGAAGACTTTCCTGGAGACTATTAA GGAAATCGCCAGCGCCATAAAGAAACTGCTCGATGTGGTCAACGAGATCGGCTCGTTCATACCGGGCGTTACGGGCAAGCAGGCTGTGGAGCAGCGGAAGAAGGAGTTTGTCAAATATTCCAAGAAGTTCAGCACAACGCTGAAGGAGTACTTCAAAGAAGGACA ACCGAATGCAGTATTCATAAGTGCACTTTTTCTAATACGGCAAACGAATCAAATAATGCTGACAGTTAAGAGTAAATGCGAGTAG
- the LOC108080911 gene encoding copper homeostasis protein cutC homolog, protein MTSHDIKLEVCVDSIRSAFAAVAGGASRIELCSALSEGGLTPSVGTLKTLKESIALPVYCMLRPRRGTDFVYSDEEMCAVLTDMDLLRQNGADGFVFGSLNPDRTINVDQCRHVMLQSEGLPVTFHRAFDLTDQKRMQENVQLLRELGFKRLLSSGFRPSAAEGLDNLAQLIAKHHRDFIVMPGAGIKVSNLEEILTVSRCMEFHASAMDTAGEDYVAPTTQMECDVTMGKQDIDPYYGTNANVVRKMVTIASAMSCR, encoded by the coding sequence ATGACCAGCCACGATATCAAGCTGGAGGTCTGTGTGGACTCCATACGGTCTGCTTTCGCCGCCGTTGCCGGCGGAGCTTCCCGCATCGAACTCTGCTCGGCGCTGAGCGAAGGCGGCCTGACTCCCAGCGTTGGCACCCTGAAGACCCTCAAGGAGTCCATCGCACTGCCCGTTTATTGCATGCTGAGGCCGCGCCGTGGAACTGACTTCGTCTACAGCGACGAGGAGATGTGCGCCGTGCTGACCGACATGGATCTGCTGCGCCAGAACGGCGCGGACGGCTTTGTGTTCGGATCACTTAATCCGGATCGCACCATCAACGTGGACCAGTGCCGGCATGTGATGCTGCAGTCGGAGGGCCTCCCGGTGACCTTTCATCGAGCCTTTGACCTCACCGATCAGAAGCGAATGCAGGAGAACGTCCAGCTGTTGCGGGAGCTGGGCTTCAAGCGGCTGCTGAGCAGCGGATTCCGTCCCTCGGCAGCCGAAGGTCTCGATAACCTGGCCCAGCTGATAGCCAAGCACCACAGGGACTTCATAGTTATGCCCGGTGCCGGAATCAAAGTGTCCAACCTGGAGGAGATCCTCACGGTGAGCCGCTGCATGGAGTTTCATGCCTCCGCCATGGACACGGCTGGCGAGGACTACGTGGCCCCCACCACCCAGATGGAGTGCGATGTGACCATGGGCAAGCAAGACATTGATCCGTATTACGGAACTAATGCAAATGTTGTCCGCAAAATGGTAACTATCGCAAGCGCAATGAGCTGCCGCTGA
- the LOC108080940 gene encoding coiled-coil domain-containing protein 149 produces MEPLGMDLDDVASHHHHGFGQHMATFSVETSAVHRKLQSKVEALRILRQELEQFRVERDQYKLVAETLQLRYSALKSNSEMLAVGGCGALSENSSLAALLHETREQNLKLSTEVEALRQRLNELQGDMELLRETEASNKARVQAMANENAARNKEELQWRRERANFICHLEGLKKRNAQLAFDLKAVIDEKEELITERDAYKCKAHRLNHELFVALRAKKTHPRLLDIDGVLLENKYLHERVKIQEGELELTKQSISKYKSILDAKRKKGIVKLGGGSTNDETILSPRQVKTILESGIDLPQKTESLHDLKSLCLALLDNLNDKNLALTHQKKTNKILAGKMTELEQRWQQLLSGTEEDAAADEGQGEEEDYGYAPSQLLLNGYCAAMVDDADISGTPSIAPDNEGGTLTPNPADSNQHKVAPEALHSDDGMSSLSAESVDSSVYGVDVQPEDFQKSSSATTDSGNCGFGSRCNGTPRISSAVARERMEDLKDLPPHLATLVQKALHELDMRDYEAMVTIRAENVAAIP; encoded by the exons ATGGAACCTCTCGGCATGGACTTGGACGATGTGGcgagccaccaccaccacgggTTCGGACAGCATATGGCCACGTTCAGCGTGGAG ACATCCGCCGTTCACAGGAAGTTGCAGAGCAAGGTGGAGGCCCTGCGGATCCTGCGACAGGAACTGGAGCAATTCCGCGTAGAACGGGACCAGTACAAACTGGTGGCGGAGACCCTGCAGCTGCGCTACTCAGCTCTCAAGAGCAACAGCGAAATGCTCGCCGTGGGCGGATGCGGAGCCCTCAGCGAAAACTCCAGTCTGGCCGCTCTTCTCCACGAAACGCGCGAACAAAACCTGAAGCTGAGCACCGAGGTAGAGGCTCTCAGACAGCGGCTCAACGAGCTCCAGGGCGACATGGAGCTCCTGCGCGAAACGGAGGCCAGCAACAAGGCCCGGGTGCAGGCGATGGCCAACGAGAATGCCGCCCGAAACAAGGAGGAGCTGCAATGGCGCCGCGAGCGTGCCAATTTTATCTGCCACCTGGAAGGGCTCAAGAAGCGGAACGCTCAGCTGGCCTTTGATCTCAAGGCGGTAATCGACGAGAAGGAAGAGCTTATCACAGAGCGGGATGCATACAAGTGCAAGGCCCATCGCCTCAATCATGAACTCTTCGTTGCCCTCAGGGCCAAGAAAACGCATCCGAGG CTTCTCGACATCGATGGGGTTTTGCTGGAGAACAAGTACCTGCACGAACGTGTGAAGATCCAAGAAGGCGAACTAGAGTTGACCAAACAGAGTATTTCCAAGTACAAG TCCATTTTAGACGCAAAACGCAAAAAGGGCATAGTAAAGCTTGGCGGAGGCAGCACAAATGATGAAACTATACTAAGTCCTCGacaag TGAAAACCATCCTGGAGAGCGGCATTGATCTTCCCCAAAAAACCGAAAGCTTACACGACCTGAAGTCCTTGTGTCTGGCGCTACTGGACAACCTCAACGACAAGAATCTGGCACTGACGCACCAGAAGAAGACCAACAA AATACTGGCTGGCAAGATGACGGAGCTGGAACAGCGCTGGCAACAGCTTCTCTCGGGAACTGAGGAGGACGCGGCCGCTGATGAGGGCCAGGGAGAAGAGGAGGACTACGGCTATGCACCCTCGCAGCTGCTCCTCAACGGTTACTGCGCCGCTATGGTTGATGACGCCGACATCAGTGGCACTCCGTCCATTGCCCCGGATAACGAAGGTGGCACCCTCACCCCAAATCCAGCGGATTCTAACCAGCACAAGGTTGCGCCTGAAGCTCTGCACTCTGACGATGGAATGTCTTCGCTTTCCGCAGAGTCCGTTGACTCATCCGTTTACGGAGTTGATGTGCAACCGGAGGACTTCCAAAAGTCTTCGTCGGCCACCACGGATTCGGGCAACTGTGGCTTCGGCAGCCGTTGCAACGGAACCCCGCGTATTTCCAGCGCCGTCGCTCGGGAACGGATGGAGGATCTAAAGGATCTACCCCCGCACCTGGCCACTCTGGTGCAGAAGGCCCTTCACGAGCTCGACATGCGCGACTACGAGGCTATGGTGACGATTCGGGCCGAAAACGTAGCTGCTATTCCGTAA
- the LOC108081259 gene encoding colorectal mutant cancer protein isoform X1 produces MSNDVQVARVAKIATDVPRRSGKQRDLQGKQPSGSVAGEDFEYVFGSISPRGAGPNTRHLVGSFELESSPEHTQRDTTTTESDNNISSCSTLDIVNKVEQLSVQQLENRVRDLTQRLQQSERQLKESNAEREICHKRLEVVSQAHECRITEMHCVIAELSKKLRSKQEHIIVEEQEPEGSELSYQEGSVYNSELNLTNPDAECQTEPLEDIEGACSAASADHFGGHKPQHELSHKGRVEALQEEVLHLRAQIALLQSEIATKDACVVEEPTKVAFFGCESEVNECGQRLNDLNACVSLTSPQKRVPAVPKMAERVKLRCASKMEPTDEDASNEQHTSLNNEHINLVEHLVCELKEQNLFMESFMEPLQLSRELDRLQRRVEHLEMRNTMLALTLDECKEHTEHLYLLCGKYESNAVALQLALNCSDRAIEAYDVMLALLESKLALLGEKSASEAEESRRSVEAVARHLLARLDSEKNVCENSLGPWQHNINLGTEDAPKTGRSWCTDDDNRLRYHVSKLKGRRSSVQHTIVSLESPFSDVYEKKRLALEKEHELCDEDKKSPLDLETAVIMQELLELRDANLQLKNKMEEAEQERQNANERVGVLHEALKQLQASNRVSYSEAEHAALTEQQLVEALTRETELKSRIQALLVNVTATQKASDEKYEQLHQNVRELQKSNHNLGQMLEHNKRKYQLRVKKLEQKIIDQQLGNGQQRHNHVPETTL; encoded by the exons ATGTCCAACGATGTGCAGGTAGCGCGGGTGGCCAAGATAGCCACCGACGTGCCACGACGTAGTGGCAAGCAACGCGACCTCCAAGGGAAGCAGCCCTCCGGCAGCGTGGCTGGCGAGGATTTCGAGTATGTCTTCGGGAGCATTTCGCCGCGGGGAGCTGGACCCAATACCAGGCATTTGGTGGGATCCTTCGAGCTGGAGTCCTCGCCGGAACATACACAGCGCGACACCACCACCACGGAGAGCGACAACAACATATCCAGCTGTTCCACGCTGGACATTGTCAACAAA GTTGAACAACTGTCCGTGCAGCAACTGGAGAACCGGGTGAGGGACCTAACACAGCGACTGCAGCAGTCCGAGCGACAGCTAAAGGAGAGCAATGCGGAGCGGGAGATATGCCATAAGCGACTGGAGGTGGTCAGTCAGGCGCACGAGTGCCGCATTACCGAAATGCACTGCGTCATTGCGGAGCTAAGCAAGAAACTGCGCAGCAAGCAGGAACATATCATtgtggaggagcaggagcccgAGGGCAGTG AGCTGAGCTACCAAGAGGGCTCTGTGTACAACTCGGAGCTCAACCTCACCAATCCCGATGCCGAGTGCCAGACGGAACCCCTGGAGGACATCGAGGGCGCCTGCAGTGCCGCTAGTGCTGATCACTTTGGGGGACATAAGCCACAGCATGAGCTCAGCCACAAGGGCCGGGTAGAAGCGTTGCAGGAGGAAGTGCTCCATTTGAGAGCTCAGATCGCCTTGCTCCAGTCCGAGATCGCCACGAAGGATGCCTGCGTGGTGGAGGAGCCGACCAAGGTGGCCTTTTTCGGTTGCGAGTCGGAGGTTAACGAGTGTGGTCAGCGGCTCAATGATCTGAATG CCTGCGTCTCCTTGACCAGTCCCCAAAAGCGAGTACCCGCCGTGCCGAAAATGGCAGAGAGGGTAAAGTTGCGCTGCGCCAGTAAAATGGAGCCCACCGATGAAGATGCATCCAATGAGCAGCACACATCCTTGAACAATGAG CACATCAATCTGGTGGAGCATTTGGTTTGTGAACTCAAGGAGCAGAACCTGTTCATGGAGAGCTTCATGGAGCCATTGCAACTAAGTAGGGAGTTGGACAGACTGCAGCGAAGAGTTGAGCACTTGGAGATGCGCAACACCATGCTGGCGCTGACCCTGGATGAGTGCAAGGAGCACACTGAGCACCTGTATTTGCTCTGCGGAAAATACGAGTCCAACGCGGTGGCCTTACAGCTGGCGCTCAACTGCAGTGATCGAGCCATCGAGGCCTATGACGTGATGCTGGCTTTGCTGGAGAGCAA GTTAGCGCTTCTTGGGGAGAAATCAGCTTCGGAGGCGGAGGAGAGCCGGCGATCAGTAGAGGCGGTGGCCAGGCATCTTTTAGCCCGCCTCGACAGCGAGAAGAACGTGTGCGAGAACAGTCTGGGACCGTGGCAGCACAATATTAATCTGGGCACCGAGGATGCTCCCAAAACTGGACGTTCCTGGTGCACCGACGACGACAACCGCCTGCGTTACCATGTCTCGAAGCTGAAGGGGCGACGCTCGAGCGTCCAGCACACCATCGTCAGTCTAGAGTCCCCTTTCAGTGATGTGTACGAAAAGAAGCGGCTGGCCTTGGAGAAGGAACACGAACTCTGCGACGAGGACAAGAAGTCGCCCCTCGATCTGGAGACAGCGGTGATTATGCAGGAACTGCTCGAGCTCCGGGATGCAAACCTGCAGCTAAAGAACAAAATGGAAGAGGCCGAGCAGGAGCGACAGAACGCCAACGAGCGGGTGGGCGTTCTTCACGAAGCCCTTAAGCAGCTGCAGGCCAGCAACCGGGTCTCCTACTCGGAGGCGGAGCACGCGGCCCTCACCGAACAGCAGTTGGTGGAGGCTCTGACCCGCGAAACGGAGCTAAAGAGTCGCATCCAGGCGCTGTTAGTCAATGTCACGGCCACACAGAAGGCTTCTGACGAGAAATATGAGCAGCTGCATCAGAACGTGCGCGAGCTGCAAAAGTCCAACCA CAATTTGGGACAAATGCTGGAGCACAACAAACGCAAATACCAGCTACGAGTTAAGAAGCTGGAGCAGAAGATCATTGACCAGCAGTTGGGGAACGGCCAGCAACGCCACAACCATGTCCCTGAGACGACCCTTTAG
- the LOC108081259 gene encoding colorectal mutant cancer protein isoform X2, translating into MSNDVQVARVAKIATDVPRRSGKQRDLQGKQPSGSVAGEDFEYVFGSISPRGAGPNTRHLVGSFELESSPEHTQRDTTTTESDNNISSCSTLDIVNKVEQLSVQQLENRVRDLTQRLQQSERQLKESNAEREICHKRLEVVSQAHECRITEMHCVIAELSKKLRSKQEHIIVEEQEPEGKLSYQEGSVYNSELNLTNPDAECQTEPLEDIEGACSAASADHFGGHKPQHELSHKGRVEALQEEVLHLRAQIALLQSEIATKDACVVEEPTKVAFFGCESEVNECGQRLNDLNACVSLTSPQKRVPAVPKMAERVKLRCASKMEPTDEDASNEQHTSLNNEHINLVEHLVCELKEQNLFMESFMEPLQLSRELDRLQRRVEHLEMRNTMLALTLDECKEHTEHLYLLCGKYESNAVALQLALNCSDRAIEAYDVMLALLESKLALLGEKSASEAEESRRSVEAVARHLLARLDSEKNVCENSLGPWQHNINLGTEDAPKTGRSWCTDDDNRLRYHVSKLKGRRSSVQHTIVSLESPFSDVYEKKRLALEKEHELCDEDKKSPLDLETAVIMQELLELRDANLQLKNKMEEAEQERQNANERVGVLHEALKQLQASNRVSYSEAEHAALTEQQLVEALTRETELKSRIQALLVNVTATQKASDEKYEQLHQNVRELQKSNHNLGQMLEHNKRKYQLRVKKLEQKIIDQQLGNGQQRHNHVPETTL; encoded by the exons ATGTCCAACGATGTGCAGGTAGCGCGGGTGGCCAAGATAGCCACCGACGTGCCACGACGTAGTGGCAAGCAACGCGACCTCCAAGGGAAGCAGCCCTCCGGCAGCGTGGCTGGCGAGGATTTCGAGTATGTCTTCGGGAGCATTTCGCCGCGGGGAGCTGGACCCAATACCAGGCATTTGGTGGGATCCTTCGAGCTGGAGTCCTCGCCGGAACATACACAGCGCGACACCACCACCACGGAGAGCGACAACAACATATCCAGCTGTTCCACGCTGGACATTGTCAACAAA GTTGAACAACTGTCCGTGCAGCAACTGGAGAACCGGGTGAGGGACCTAACACAGCGACTGCAGCAGTCCGAGCGACAGCTAAAGGAGAGCAATGCGGAGCGGGAGATATGCCATAAGCGACTGGAGGTGGTCAGTCAGGCGCACGAGTGCCGCATTACCGAAATGCACTGCGTCATTGCGGAGCTAAGCAAGAAACTGCGCAGCAAGCAGGAACATATCATtgtggaggagcaggagcccgAGGGCA AGCTGAGCTACCAAGAGGGCTCTGTGTACAACTCGGAGCTCAACCTCACCAATCCCGATGCCGAGTGCCAGACGGAACCCCTGGAGGACATCGAGGGCGCCTGCAGTGCCGCTAGTGCTGATCACTTTGGGGGACATAAGCCACAGCATGAGCTCAGCCACAAGGGCCGGGTAGAAGCGTTGCAGGAGGAAGTGCTCCATTTGAGAGCTCAGATCGCCTTGCTCCAGTCCGAGATCGCCACGAAGGATGCCTGCGTGGTGGAGGAGCCGACCAAGGTGGCCTTTTTCGGTTGCGAGTCGGAGGTTAACGAGTGTGGTCAGCGGCTCAATGATCTGAATG CCTGCGTCTCCTTGACCAGTCCCCAAAAGCGAGTACCCGCCGTGCCGAAAATGGCAGAGAGGGTAAAGTTGCGCTGCGCCAGTAAAATGGAGCCCACCGATGAAGATGCATCCAATGAGCAGCACACATCCTTGAACAATGAG CACATCAATCTGGTGGAGCATTTGGTTTGTGAACTCAAGGAGCAGAACCTGTTCATGGAGAGCTTCATGGAGCCATTGCAACTAAGTAGGGAGTTGGACAGACTGCAGCGAAGAGTTGAGCACTTGGAGATGCGCAACACCATGCTGGCGCTGACCCTGGATGAGTGCAAGGAGCACACTGAGCACCTGTATTTGCTCTGCGGAAAATACGAGTCCAACGCGGTGGCCTTACAGCTGGCGCTCAACTGCAGTGATCGAGCCATCGAGGCCTATGACGTGATGCTGGCTTTGCTGGAGAGCAA GTTAGCGCTTCTTGGGGAGAAATCAGCTTCGGAGGCGGAGGAGAGCCGGCGATCAGTAGAGGCGGTGGCCAGGCATCTTTTAGCCCGCCTCGACAGCGAGAAGAACGTGTGCGAGAACAGTCTGGGACCGTGGCAGCACAATATTAATCTGGGCACCGAGGATGCTCCCAAAACTGGACGTTCCTGGTGCACCGACGACGACAACCGCCTGCGTTACCATGTCTCGAAGCTGAAGGGGCGACGCTCGAGCGTCCAGCACACCATCGTCAGTCTAGAGTCCCCTTTCAGTGATGTGTACGAAAAGAAGCGGCTGGCCTTGGAGAAGGAACACGAACTCTGCGACGAGGACAAGAAGTCGCCCCTCGATCTGGAGACAGCGGTGATTATGCAGGAACTGCTCGAGCTCCGGGATGCAAACCTGCAGCTAAAGAACAAAATGGAAGAGGCCGAGCAGGAGCGACAGAACGCCAACGAGCGGGTGGGCGTTCTTCACGAAGCCCTTAAGCAGCTGCAGGCCAGCAACCGGGTCTCCTACTCGGAGGCGGAGCACGCGGCCCTCACCGAACAGCAGTTGGTGGAGGCTCTGACCCGCGAAACGGAGCTAAAGAGTCGCATCCAGGCGCTGTTAGTCAATGTCACGGCCACACAGAAGGCTTCTGACGAGAAATATGAGCAGCTGCATCAGAACGTGCGCGAGCTGCAAAAGTCCAACCA CAATTTGGGACAAATGCTGGAGCACAACAAACGCAAATACCAGCTACGAGTTAAGAAGCTGGAGCAGAAGATCATTGACCAGCAGTTGGGGAACGGCCAGCAACGCCACAACCATGTCCCTGAGACGACCCTTTAG
- the LOC108081259 gene encoding colorectal mutant cancer protein isoform X3 produces MIAEQLLPRSLSCLCCSDTPPSMPSDKRRSWEYTLMAQPLARKPINVEQLSVQQLENRVRDLTQRLQQSERQLKESNAEREICHKRLEVVSQAHECRITEMHCVIAELSKKLRSKQEHIIVEEQEPEGSELSYQEGSVYNSELNLTNPDAECQTEPLEDIEGACSAASADHFGGHKPQHELSHKGRVEALQEEVLHLRAQIALLQSEIATKDACVVEEPTKVAFFGCESEVNECGQRLNDLNACVSLTSPQKRVPAVPKMAERVKLRCASKMEPTDEDASNEQHTSLNNEHINLVEHLVCELKEQNLFMESFMEPLQLSRELDRLQRRVEHLEMRNTMLALTLDECKEHTEHLYLLCGKYESNAVALQLALNCSDRAIEAYDVMLALLESKLALLGEKSASEAEESRRSVEAVARHLLARLDSEKNVCENSLGPWQHNINLGTEDAPKTGRSWCTDDDNRLRYHVSKLKGRRSSVQHTIVSLESPFSDVYEKKRLALEKEHELCDEDKKSPLDLETAVIMQELLELRDANLQLKNKMEEAEQERQNANERVGVLHEALKQLQASNRVSYSEAEHAALTEQQLVEALTRETELKSRIQALLVNVTATQKASDEKYEQLHQNVRELQKSNHNLGQMLEHNKRKYQLRVKKLEQKIIDQQLGNGQQRHNHVPETTL; encoded by the exons ATGATTGCGGAGCAACTGCTTCCGCGCAGCCTAAGCTGCCTGTGCTGCAGCGACACCCCTCCATCGATGCCCAGCGACAAGCGGCGCAGTTGGGAGTACACTCTTATGGCTCAGCCGCTAGCAAGGAAACCCATCAAC GTTGAACAACTGTCCGTGCAGCAACTGGAGAACCGGGTGAGGGACCTAACACAGCGACTGCAGCAGTCCGAGCGACAGCTAAAGGAGAGCAATGCGGAGCGGGAGATATGCCATAAGCGACTGGAGGTGGTCAGTCAGGCGCACGAGTGCCGCATTACCGAAATGCACTGCGTCATTGCGGAGCTAAGCAAGAAACTGCGCAGCAAGCAGGAACATATCATtgtggaggagcaggagcccgAGGGCAGTG AGCTGAGCTACCAAGAGGGCTCTGTGTACAACTCGGAGCTCAACCTCACCAATCCCGATGCCGAGTGCCAGACGGAACCCCTGGAGGACATCGAGGGCGCCTGCAGTGCCGCTAGTGCTGATCACTTTGGGGGACATAAGCCACAGCATGAGCTCAGCCACAAGGGCCGGGTAGAAGCGTTGCAGGAGGAAGTGCTCCATTTGAGAGCTCAGATCGCCTTGCTCCAGTCCGAGATCGCCACGAAGGATGCCTGCGTGGTGGAGGAGCCGACCAAGGTGGCCTTTTTCGGTTGCGAGTCGGAGGTTAACGAGTGTGGTCAGCGGCTCAATGATCTGAATG CCTGCGTCTCCTTGACCAGTCCCCAAAAGCGAGTACCCGCCGTGCCGAAAATGGCAGAGAGGGTAAAGTTGCGCTGCGCCAGTAAAATGGAGCCCACCGATGAAGATGCATCCAATGAGCAGCACACATCCTTGAACAATGAG CACATCAATCTGGTGGAGCATTTGGTTTGTGAACTCAAGGAGCAGAACCTGTTCATGGAGAGCTTCATGGAGCCATTGCAACTAAGTAGGGAGTTGGACAGACTGCAGCGAAGAGTTGAGCACTTGGAGATGCGCAACACCATGCTGGCGCTGACCCTGGATGAGTGCAAGGAGCACACTGAGCACCTGTATTTGCTCTGCGGAAAATACGAGTCCAACGCGGTGGCCTTACAGCTGGCGCTCAACTGCAGTGATCGAGCCATCGAGGCCTATGACGTGATGCTGGCTTTGCTGGAGAGCAA GTTAGCGCTTCTTGGGGAGAAATCAGCTTCGGAGGCGGAGGAGAGCCGGCGATCAGTAGAGGCGGTGGCCAGGCATCTTTTAGCCCGCCTCGACAGCGAGAAGAACGTGTGCGAGAACAGTCTGGGACCGTGGCAGCACAATATTAATCTGGGCACCGAGGATGCTCCCAAAACTGGACGTTCCTGGTGCACCGACGACGACAACCGCCTGCGTTACCATGTCTCGAAGCTGAAGGGGCGACGCTCGAGCGTCCAGCACACCATCGTCAGTCTAGAGTCCCCTTTCAGTGATGTGTACGAAAAGAAGCGGCTGGCCTTGGAGAAGGAACACGAACTCTGCGACGAGGACAAGAAGTCGCCCCTCGATCTGGAGACAGCGGTGATTATGCAGGAACTGCTCGAGCTCCGGGATGCAAACCTGCAGCTAAAGAACAAAATGGAAGAGGCCGAGCAGGAGCGACAGAACGCCAACGAGCGGGTGGGCGTTCTTCACGAAGCCCTTAAGCAGCTGCAGGCCAGCAACCGGGTCTCCTACTCGGAGGCGGAGCACGCGGCCCTCACCGAACAGCAGTTGGTGGAGGCTCTGACCCGCGAAACGGAGCTAAAGAGTCGCATCCAGGCGCTGTTAGTCAATGTCACGGCCACACAGAAGGCTTCTGACGAGAAATATGAGCAGCTGCATCAGAACGTGCGCGAGCTGCAAAAGTCCAACCA CAATTTGGGACAAATGCTGGAGCACAACAAACGCAAATACCAGCTACGAGTTAAGAAGCTGGAGCAGAAGATCATTGACCAGCAGTTGGGGAACGGCCAGCAACGCCACAACCATGTCCCTGAGACGACCCTTTAG